The following proteins come from a genomic window of Yinghuangia sp. ASG 101:
- a CDS encoding PaeR7I family type II restriction endonuclease yields MTVTRQDFEDAIAAYWGAKDFQKEQSAIKDAVGAGTAGSVRSGKHFDAITVLISKFFLEAGYPPESIRVTKSQGLELPGYYRPQKQWDLVVVHNKTLVAAFEMKALGGPSFGNNYNNRVEEALGSAVDLRHAALADLYPGEDPWLGYFFIMQDEEGSRRPVKPALGALPIDEIWRDKSYQQRFGIFCQRLLSERLYDAACYVTSSAADPTPTEPVDKLDWRHFSAAVHGRLSYLKELGFPG; encoded by the coding sequence TTGACGGTCACCCGCCAAGACTTCGAAGACGCCATCGCGGCGTACTGGGGCGCCAAGGATTTCCAGAAGGAACAGTCCGCGATCAAGGACGCGGTAGGGGCAGGCACTGCGGGATCCGTGCGCAGCGGCAAGCACTTCGATGCCATCACCGTCCTCATCTCGAAGTTCTTCCTGGAGGCCGGATACCCGCCCGAGAGCATCCGGGTCACCAAGTCCCAAGGCCTCGAACTGCCCGGCTACTACCGGCCCCAGAAGCAATGGGACCTCGTGGTCGTCCACAACAAAACCCTTGTCGCAGCCTTCGAAATGAAGGCCTTGGGCGGCCCGTCGTTCGGCAACAACTACAACAACCGCGTCGAGGAAGCCCTCGGCAGCGCCGTCGACCTCCGCCACGCGGCGCTCGCGGACCTGTACCCCGGCGAAGACCCTTGGCTCGGCTACTTCTTCATCATGCAAGACGAGGAAGGCTCACGCCGCCCGGTAAAGCCTGCACTCGGCGCCCTGCCAATCGACGAGATCTGGCGCGACAAGTCCTACCAGCAGCGGTTCGGGATCTTCTGCCAACGCCTGTTGTCCGAACGGCTCTACGATGCCGCCTGCTACGTCACCTCGTCCGCTGCAGACCCGACGCCCACAGAGCCGGTGGACAAGCTCGACTGGCGCCACTTCTCGGCTGCGGTACACGGACGTCTCTCCTATCTCAAGGAACTCGGCTTTCCCGGCTGA
- a CDS encoding Eco57I restriction-modification methylase domain-containing protein gives MVTLALFDNEDLSLPVPSQEAVEHGEVFTRAWVVELILDLVGYTADRDLASLKIVEPACGEGAFLGPIVRRLSASCRTHGRCISDAVNAVRALDLLERNVERARDVAAKALTDDGWGDADVDAVAQAWVRNGDYLLSGIRSDDPVDFVVGNPPYIRIEDVPDDRMAAYRAACPTMGGRADIYVGFYETALRSLAPGGRLGFICADRWMRNQYGSRLREFVSHGYSVDTVLSLHDVDVFEEQVAAYPAITVVSKQPQGSVVAAETNRAFGERHAGEFLVWASNEDATTLAAETFQAARLPHWFAGGDSWPSASPARLAMLEDLADRFGLLENAASGTRVGIGIATGADKVFITQDKDLVEPDRLLPLAMARDTATGGLRWSRSYLVNPWTAQGGLVDLNAYPRMAAYFAEHGEALRRRYVAVKQPLRWYKTIDKVDHHLTKRPKLLFPDMKLTIHPVLDEGGLYPHHNLYFVVSDAWDLRVLGGLLLSKVAEAFVEAYAVKMRGGTLRFQAQYLRKIRVPDPTAMSEADKAALSAAFDRRDVQAATKAALSVYGLAELPD, from the coding sequence GTGGTCACGCTCGCGCTGTTCGACAACGAGGATCTCTCCTTGCCCGTGCCTTCCCAGGAGGCCGTGGAGCACGGCGAGGTGTTCACCCGTGCCTGGGTGGTCGAACTGATTCTCGATCTGGTCGGGTACACCGCTGACCGAGATCTCGCGAGCCTCAAGATCGTGGAGCCGGCGTGCGGGGAGGGGGCGTTTCTCGGCCCGATCGTGCGGAGGCTCAGCGCGTCGTGTCGGACGCACGGTCGATGCATCAGCGACGCGGTGAACGCCGTTCGCGCCCTCGACCTGCTGGAACGGAATGTGGAGCGCGCACGGGATGTCGCGGCGAAGGCGCTGACGGACGACGGGTGGGGCGATGCCGATGTGGACGCGGTAGCCCAGGCATGGGTTCGCAACGGTGACTACCTTCTGTCCGGCATCCGGTCCGACGATCCGGTCGACTTCGTGGTGGGCAACCCGCCGTACATCAGGATCGAGGACGTCCCCGACGACCGTATGGCGGCCTACCGTGCCGCGTGCCCGACCATGGGCGGCCGGGCCGACATCTACGTCGGCTTCTACGAGACGGCTCTTCGCAGTCTCGCTCCCGGCGGCCGCCTGGGATTCATCTGCGCTGACCGCTGGATGCGCAACCAGTACGGTTCTCGGCTACGCGAGTTCGTCTCCCACGGGTACAGCGTGGACACGGTCTTGTCGCTCCACGACGTCGACGTGTTCGAAGAGCAGGTGGCGGCCTATCCGGCCATCACGGTCGTCAGCAAACAGCCCCAGGGCTCTGTCGTGGCCGCCGAAACGAATCGTGCTTTCGGCGAGCGGCACGCCGGCGAGTTCCTGGTTTGGGCCTCTAACGAGGACGCGACGACGCTCGCCGCCGAGACGTTCCAAGCGGCGCGCCTGCCGCACTGGTTCGCCGGCGGTGATTCATGGCCGTCGGCTTCTCCGGCGAGACTCGCGATGCTCGAAGACCTCGCGGACCGGTTCGGCCTGCTGGAGAATGCGGCGAGCGGCACCCGCGTGGGCATCGGCATCGCCACAGGGGCGGACAAGGTGTTCATCACCCAGGACAAGGACTTGGTGGAGCCGGACCGCCTCTTGCCGCTGGCGATGGCCCGCGACACCGCAACCGGCGGATTGCGGTGGTCGCGCTCCTACCTGGTCAATCCATGGACGGCCCAGGGCGGTTTGGTCGACCTCAACGCCTATCCCCGGATGGCGGCCTACTTCGCGGAACACGGTGAGGCACTGCGACGGCGTTACGTGGCGGTCAAGCAACCGCTGCGCTGGTACAAGACCATCGACAAAGTCGACCATCACTTGACCAAACGCCCAAAATTGCTGTTCCCGGACATGAAACTGACCATCCACCCGGTACTCGACGAGGGCGGACTCTACCCTCATCACAACCTGTACTTCGTCGTCTCGGACGCGTGGGATCTGCGTGTGCTTGGCGGCTTGTTGCTATCCAAGGTAGCCGAGGCGTTCGTGGAGGCGTACGCGGTCAAGATGCGCGGCGGGACCCTGCGGTTCCAGGCGCAATACCTGCGCAAGATCCGGGTGCCTGACCCGACCGCAATGAGCGAAGCCGACAAGGCTGCCCTGTCAGCGGCCTTCGACCGTCGAGACGTGCAGGCCGCGACCAAGGCCGCGCTGAGCGTATACGGCCTTGCCGAACTGCCTGACTAG
- a CDS encoding IS5 family transposase: MSDAEWAVVRAAFPVPRWLEGRGGQPEAYCHREMVDAVRYLVDNGIKWRAMPADLPPWDRVYAFFRRWRDQGLAAEFHDRLRARCRVAAGRAVEPTAGSIDAQSVKAAASVPSASRGYDGGKKINGRKRHIVVDTLGLLLRVLVTAAGVTDREAAARMLPALRARHRHLRRIWADGSYTGDLVDWADEHLDIALTVVKRTDDVRGFVVLPRRWVVERTFGWLMRSRRLARDYETLPTSSETIAWWSMAMLMTRRLARRHRARPRLAPPAAA; encoded by the coding sequence ATGAGTGACGCGGAGTGGGCGGTGGTCCGGGCCGCGTTTCCGGTGCCGCGTTGGCTGGAGGGCCGGGGCGGGCAGCCGGAGGCGTACTGCCACCGGGAGATGGTCGACGCGGTCCGGTACCTGGTCGACAACGGCATCAAGTGGCGGGCGATGCCCGCGGACCTGCCGCCGTGGGACCGGGTCTACGCGTTCTTCCGCCGCTGGCGCGACCAGGGCCTGGCCGCCGAGTTCCACGACCGGTTGCGGGCGCGGTGCCGCGTCGCGGCCGGCCGGGCGGTGGAACCGACCGCGGGCAGCATCGACGCGCAGTCGGTCAAGGCCGCCGCCTCGGTGCCGTCCGCCTCACGCGGCTACGACGGCGGCAAGAAGATCAACGGCCGCAAGCGGCACATCGTCGTCGACACCCTCGGGCTGCTGCTCCGGGTGCTGGTCACCGCGGCCGGCGTCACCGACCGCGAGGCCGCCGCCCGGATGCTGCCCGCGCTGCGGGCCCGGCACCGGCACCTGCGGCGGATCTGGGCCGACGGCTCCTACACCGGCGACCTCGTCGACTGGGCCGACGAACACCTCGACATCGCGCTGACGGTCGTCAAACGCACCGACGACGTGCGCGGCTTCGTCGTCCTGCCCCGGCGGTGGGTGGTGGAGCGCACGTTCGGCTGGCTGATGCGCTCACGGCGCCTGGCCCGCGACTACGAAACCCTCCCCACCAGCAGCGAAACCATCGCATGGTGGTCGATGGCCATGCTCATGACCCGGCGCCTGGCCCGCCGGCACCGAGCACGCCCCCGCCTTGCGCCGCCGGCGGCAGCGTGA